Proteins encoded within one genomic window of Apus apus isolate bApuApu2 unplaced genomic scaffold, bApuApu2.pri.cur manual_scaffold_36_ctg1, whole genome shotgun sequence:
- the LOC127396242 gene encoding olfactory receptor 14A16-like, with protein sequence MSNSSSITQFLLLAFAETRELQLLHFWLFLGIYLAALMGNGLIITTIACDHHLHTPMYFFLLNLSLLDFGCISTTVPKSMANSLWDTRAISYSGCAAQNFLFLSFIVGEYCLLTIMSYDRYVAICKPLHYGTLLGSRACVHMAAAAWASGFLTALLHTASTFSLPLCQGNALDQFFCEPPPILKISCSHSYLRKVGLLVVSVCLAFGCFVFIVVSYVEIFRAVLKIPSEQGRHKAFSTCLPHLAVVSLVTSTAMFAHLKPPSISSPSLDLVLAISYSVVPPAVNPLIYSMRNQELKATFWKLTQYTLYSYQKRGRCVLYG encoded by the exons atgtccaacagcagctccatcaccCAGTTCCTCCTGCTGGCATTTGCTGAAACTCgagagctgcagctcttgcacttctggctcttcctgggcatctacctggctgccttgatgggcaacggcctcatcatcaccaccatcgcctgtgaccaccacctccacacccccatgtacttcttcctcctcaacctctccctccttgaTTTTGGATGCATCTCCACTACTGTCCCCAAGtccatggccaattccctctgggacaccagggctaTCTCCTACTCAGGATGTGCTGCTCAgaactttttgtttctctccttcatTGTAGGGGAGTATTGTCTTCTCACCATCATGTCCTATGACCGATATGTGGCCATCTGCAAGCCCCTGCACTAtgggaccctcctgggcagcagagcttgtgtccacatggcagcagctgcctgggcctctgggtttctcactgctctgctgcacacggccagtacattttcactgcccctctgccagggaaaTGCCCTGGACCAGTTCTTCTGTGAACCCCCCCCGATCCTCAAGATCTCCTGCTCTCACTCCTACCTCAGGAAAGTTGGGCTTCTTGTGGTTAGTGTCTGTTTAGCATTTGGGTGTTTTGTCTTCATTGTGGTGTCCTATGTGgagatcttcagggctgtgctgaagATCCCCTCTGAGCAGGGAcggcacaaagccttttccacctgcctccctcacctggccgtggtctcccTGGTTACCAGCACTGCCATGTTTGCCCACCTGAAGCCCCCCTCtatctcttccccttccctagATCTTGTTTTGGCAATTTCatactcagtggtgcctccagcagtgaaccccctcatctacagcatgaggaaccaaGAGCTCAAGGCCACCTTTTGGAAACTGACCCAATA caccctctacagcTACCAGAAAAGAGGAC GGTGTGTTCTTTATGGgtag
- the LOC127396241 gene encoding olfactory receptor 14A16-like, producing MSNSSSITQFFLLAFADTRELQLLHFWLFLGIYLAALMGNGLIITAITCDHHLHTPMYFFLLNLSLLDFGCISTTVPKSMANSLWDTRAISHTGCAAQLWFFLFFITAEYCLLTIMSYDRYVAICRPLHYGTLLGSRACVHMAAAAWGTGFLSALLYTANTFSLPLCQGNAVGQFFCEIPSILKLSCSHSYLRKVGLFVVSACLAFGCFVFIVVSYMEIFRAVLRIPSEQGRHKAFSTCLPHLAVVSLFVSTGMFAYLKPSSISSPSLDLQVAVLYSVVPPAVNPLIYSMRNQELKDATRKLIPWRSFQE from the coding sequence atgtccaacagcagctccatcaccCAGTTCTTCCTGCTGGCATTTGCTGACACTCGGGAACTGCAGCTCTTGCatttctggctcttcctgggcatctacctggctgccttgatgggcaacggcctcatcatcaccgCCATCACATgtgaccaccacctccacacccccatgtacttcttcctcctcaacctctccctccttgaTTTTGGATGCATATCCACCACTGTCCCCAAGtccatggccaattccctctgggacaccagggccatctcccACACGggatgtgctgcacagctctggttctttctcttcttcatcaCAGCAGAGTATTGTCTTCTGACCATCATGTCCTACGACCGATatgtggccatctgcagacccctgcactacgggaccctcctgggcagcagagcttgtgtccacatggcagcagctgcctggggcaCTGGGTTTCTCAGTGCTCTGCTATACACAGCcaatacattttcactgcccctctgccagggcaatgctGTGGgccagttcttctgtgaaatcccctccatcctcaagctctcctgctcacactcctacctcaggaAAGTTGGGCTTTTTGTGGTTAGTGCCTGTTTAGCTTTcgggtgttttgttttcattgtggtGTCCTACATGgagatcttcagggctgtgctgaggatacCCTCTGAGCAGGGACGACataaagccttttccacctgcctccctcacctggccgtggtctcccTGTTTGTCAGCACTGGCAtgtttgcctacctgaagccctcctccatctcctccccatccctggatctgcaggtggcagttctgtactcgGTGGTTcctccagcagtgaaccccctcatctacagcatgaggaaccaaGAGCTCAAAGATGCCACTAGAAAGCTGATTCCTTGGAGAAGTTTTCAAGAATGA